From Amaranthus tricolor cultivar Red isolate AtriRed21 chromosome 4, ASM2621246v1, whole genome shotgun sequence:
ATGAACATAACAAGCAGaaaatatcaactttatttACTATCTATACATATCATGGATCAAATAGAAACTTTTTGTAAATCAGTAACAAATTAGGGCATTTAATAGGGGCTTTTTGTAAATCATTTTCAGCGTTTATTTTCTAAACAATTTAGACCaaaagttatttattattaaacatTTAAGTAAAGCATGCAAAAACAAAGGATGAATTTTAAGTACTTATTGAGGGCATCTATCGGATAAAATTAATCATTATTGAGACAATAGACCAAAATTAAGATTAgatttatgttttaattattatgtttaGTTAATTGTTAGATTGGATAAGTGAGGATGATATTAATGGTAAAGAAAATACAACATTTAAGATGAATTtaccccaaaaaaaaaaataaataaataaaacatttgattagaataagaAAGACACATGATTACTCGTGAAAATAAACAGTttgaataaacaatataaaaaaactaagaaaaacaaaatgacTTGGAAACTCCAAAGTTACTACTCTTTAGATCACAAATTCAAGGTCAAGGCTTTCAAGTGTGCATTTCTCATTGATTTCagcatcataaatcataatccaTACATAACTTATTTCAAGACTTTAGTACATTGTAATTTATAAGCTACTTAAAATCTTACAAACATAATACAAAGAATTTCATAATTACTCAAGCAGAATGCGAGTTTATAGCCTTGTTATCTACTATTAGTCTCAAATCAAAACCTTCCGCGTACAATTTATAGATCCCATATATGGCTACTCAATGTTTGGCAAACTTTTCTAAAACATCAAAGTAATCCGGGAAGGTTTTACGTGTACATCCCGGATCAAGGATAGTGACGGGAACATCTGCACAGGCAGCAAGAGAGAATGCCATGGCCATTCGGTGATCGTCATAAGTTTCGATGGCGGTAGGATTTAGCTTTTCAGGCGGAGTGATCACACAGTAATCAGATCCTTCCTCAACTGTTGCCCCAAGCTGGAAGTATTGATACGAATGCAAATGAACATCAGTTATACATTGAATATATTATAGTCGAGAACAATTTACAACCTTCAAGAATGTAAAAGGTTGCTAACCTTTCTCAGCTCTGTGCAAATGGCAATCATCCGTTCGGTTTCCTTCACTCTCCAGCTAGCCACTATTTATTCACATAACAAAATCATTACACATATTGACATGTATTTTGCGTCGATGTTTTGGGTATGCTTAAAGGGgaaataattcttttttctttcttcgaTTGCAAAAGAGGCGTGTTCAGTTAATAAATATGCAAGTAAACTCTAGACAAAACCATCTCatagacaaataaaataatccAAGCACAAGGTTCTTTATTCCATAATGCTTCCTCATTCCGAAGGTTTTTGGTCTGACGAAGAACATTTTCCATGAGAAATAATTTTCCAATTAAACGTTAACGATTATtacttttcttttgtttggtttgaTGGAAAGCGAGATTGCTAACGAGGGAGATGGAGAGTGAAAGTGAATGATATTTGATTTTCATCCAATAATAAATGTATATGCTTATAATGGAAGTAAAAATTCTTTTCAACcgtaatttttcaatttaaatccaTTGTCAAGCCAATAAGGGAATATGGAGAAAACAGTTTTCCTCCGAACTAAACAcctttatttaagaaaacccTAAACACCACTTTATATAATCTATGGCAAGAATATCTCGACATTTATCCTTGAGACTGGATCATTTTCATCTTATCTTTACACTGCCGAAGATGGGTTTCAATTAATGCCCCAACCACCTCCTGAGGTTTTTCTTTTTAgaggtgtttggcaaaatagcttATTGGACCATCTTAGCTTTTGGCACAAATAAAGGTTAGTTAGTCAAACCATctaatgctagtgtttggtaATTAGTTGGTTGAAAAAACTTATTGTTCTGAATAAGCTATTTTTAAACAAGCTACTCTGAACAGAGTGTTCAAAATCAGCAGGTcaaccagttaataaaatcagcaATTTCAATCAGCGGTCATTTCCCAAGCACCCCCTTAAGCCCGTTAATTTTGGTCATAATTTAATATCATTTCATTACAAGTCTACAACATActaaatttcatttatttagAAATGGTGATGACTATGAGAAACTCAATGGTGCAAAGTGGTCCCTCAATTAATTGTATCAAGACATGCCTATAAAAACATTGGGGACAGCAAAAATCATAATTTCCCATCAAGGACAGTGATAGTTTAACCACTATTAGAGCACAAAAAAACATCTTTCTCGCTGTTTGAATATTccaaaaccaaaacaaatccAAATTCCAATTTTCTTATGACACAcccgtttggtaggtgataATAAATGgtgtaatgggaatgaaaaactagtataattttggttgaaaaatctcttaacTACCTTAATGGCCATGCTTGtctaacttcaatcatctcattttcttcataaaattcattccaatgcattaccattgagaGAGATGGTATTAgatagtaatgaaaatttgtaaacacaaaaacttttttgtgatcaaagtttcattaccatgggaatgatatgaaacttttaatgaaattttacactataaatcattcccattaccaccaccactaaccaaacggggcGTTAAATGTCATTATCAATATTTGAAAAAGTCTACATAAGCCACAGTTTAATGAAAAGAGTTAAACATACCATCTCTGATGGCGGTGGGCCCATCTGCATACAAGGCAACAACTGCAAGAGTCATAGCAACATCTGGCATTTTGTTCATGTTGACATCGATAGCACGCAGATGTTTTCTTCCAGATGAATCCCTGGGTGGTCCGGTAACAGTTACACTATTCTCTGTCCAGGTGACCTTGCAACCCATCTTTTCAAGAACTTCAGCAAATTTTACATCACCCTGGACAAAATCCAGGGGAAAAATAAGATCCCAATCAATAAAATCTGGTATATGAACAAAACCTGAACATGAGGTGTAGGCTACACTACAATTCAAATTAGCTGATTGCCGACAGAAAAAGTCTTTGATTTACCATAGGGAAGGAATAATAGAGCGTCTTATCATAAAGACGAGAAATCCTTTGATGTTATTTGTGTTTTTCATTATTTGATTAGGTTTATGTTTGCAACAAACCTCAATATGATCTCAGCTTGAGATGCTCTATTTGCAGAATAATTTTGCAATTCTTTTGCGGTCAAATTGTCGTGCTTATCCCATCCAGAATCAAAAGGGTTCTCTAGAATTCAGCTGATATTTCAGACAGCAGAACAATGTGAAGGGTAAGGGTTAACATCATACCTGTAAACTGCTTGTTCCACAACCCTTTACAGTCACAGTCCCACCAGTGACGGCGGCTCCTGCTAGGAAGTAGCTAGCACTTGAAGCATCACCCTCAACATATGCCTTTCCAGGAGATCTGATGCATTTACATACCTTTTCAGTCTACTAATGAAGTAAAGTTAAAAGGACATGTAACGTAAGATGAGAGACTTACTCGTATTTCTGACCACCTCGGATGTAGAACCTGTCCCAACTATCACTATGTTCAACAGATACTCCAAAGCGTTCCATCAACCTTATTGTCATTTCAACATACGGTACAGAAATCAATTTATCAACTATCTCAATCTCCACGTCTCCAAGACCCAAAGGAGTAGCCATGAGAAGTGCAGTTAAATATTGGCTACTAACTGATCCAGAGAGCTTGACCTGCAAACAGTTTACAAAAAGAATCGATAATTAGAGAGGTTCTTACTTCATGACTGTGAAATTGAAAACCACAACTACGCTAGAACTTCTAATTAACAACAAACTTTGAAATTGTAGTTCTAATATGATCAATTTGTAAGCATGGTTATAGCAAAAAGCTTTGAATGAATCATCTCTTTATAAGTTTCCAGCATGCAACTTTACCTCCTTTCTTCATTTCATATTCACTAACATCCTGAGTATGCATGTTATACATAATTTCTTCTTCTACTACATAAAAACAAATTGGTGCCAAGCATGTGGAAAGATTTCTCATAAATCTTCCTTAATCAGGACAAAAGACACTTTCACTTTCCCAAGAGTGAAGAAGACACCTGAAGTACAGTTTCCCCAAGTGAAGAGCATATTAACACACAAGACCCTTATCTTATCAATTCGGTAGCCCCTCGAAAAAAAAGTAACCCCGAAAAAGcaactaaataaaataagagaAGAAACATTAACATACATGATCCTAGTCGGAGCAAAAAGTAAACCCAAAAAAGCAACTACATGAAATAACTGAAGGATAATATAACACACAGGATACTTACCGTACAAAATCCGAAGCGCCCCTCCCCACCCACCCCCCGACTAAAGTATCGTACGATTTTATTTACCATGAAAAAGAGAATTGTTCAACTgtctaattattttatacatgtaCCCATAGTTATTAGAATCCCGATTTtgatctacgattctacgataCTACAATCCAAAAATAGGCAATCAACCCGGATcgtaggtaggatcttaatgtggtagaactagctcaagaatttaggtggtaggattataatacgattctacgatcctacaaTCCAACGATAG
This genomic window contains:
- the LOC130811495 gene encoding 3-phosphoshikimate 1-carboxyvinyltransferase 2; protein product: MAQATTINNGVQTGQLHHTLPKAHLPKSSKTVNFGSNLRFSPKFMSLTNKRVGGQSSIVPRIQASVAAAAEKPSSVPEIVLQPIKEISGTVQLPGSKSLSNRILLLAALSEGTTLVDNLLYSDDIRYMLDALRTLGLKVEDDNTAKRAVVEGCGGLFPVGKDGKEEIQLFLGNAGTAMRPLTAAVAVAGGNSSYVLDGVPRMRERPIGDLVAGLKQLGSDVDCFLGTNCPPVRVNAKGGLPGGKVKLSGSVSSQYLTALLMATPLGLGDVEIEIVDKLISVPYVEMTIRLMERFGVSVEHSDSWDRFYIRGGQKYESPGKAYVEGDASSASYFLAGAAVTGGTVTVKGCGTSSLQGDVKFAEVLEKMGCKVTWTENSVTVTGPPRDSSGRKHLRAIDVNMNKMPDVAMTLAVVALYADGPTAIRDVASWRVKETERMIAICTELRKLGATVEEGSDYCVITPPEKLNPTAIETYDDHRMAMAFSLAACADVPVTILDPGCTRKTFPDYFDVLEKFAKH